The Nesterenkonia xinjiangensis genome contains a region encoding:
- a CDS encoding histone-like nucleoid-structuring protein Lsr2, whose product MAQKVEVVLVDDLDGSEAKETVTFGLDSRFYEIDLSDEHAKELRELLKKYIRKGRAIAPPSPQNEARKIREWAVKNGYQVSSRGRLHRDIVEAYRNAKKR is encoded by the coding sequence ATGGCTCAGAAAGTGGAAGTCGTCTTGGTGGATGACCTCGATGGCAGCGAGGCGAAAGAGACCGTGACTTTCGGTCTGGATTCGCGCTTCTATGAGATCGACTTGAGCGACGAACATGCCAAGGAACTGCGCGAGCTGCTGAAGAAGTACATCCGCAAGGGTCGGGCGATCGCGCCCCCGTCACCGCAGAACGAGGCACGGAAGATCCGTGAGTGGGCCGTGAAGAACGGCTACCAGGTCTCGAGCCGCGGACGTCTGCACCGTGACATCGTCGAGGCCTACCGCAACGCGAAGAAGCGCTGA